The Leishmania panamensis strain MHOM/PA/94/PSC-1 chromosome 32 sequence genome window below encodes:
- the ABCB3 gene encoding ABC transporter, putative (TriTrypDB/GeneDB-style sysID: LpmP.32.3280), protein MGERVEATEREVHERPHRPLLPADQPASSGDAFSFKARQKRNPGDAAAEPGALGKKEKTAAKITTPPRLDGIQISENASDIPVGRALWKVWTYLWPHGEVKMKVLVASSVACVLVAKVLRVAVPFWFKTIVDLLAPATATAEAVTVAGPFTVGVFGCVVAYGICRATTFISEELKTVLFAPVGGHASTKLAMEMFDKLHRLDLDYHLNRETGVLSRDLDRGSRAFWSLAYVLLFMITPTIFEMGLVCYALNTQAGPQFIGIALIAVVSYVAWTFSVTNWRSKFRTRYNALESRVGGLIVDSLLNYETIKYFGSEQYESERIRSETQNMNRQLVILDQTMALLNFGQQFIFVMASVLSLYLATCGVLTGALTVGDLVLVDALLLQLYMPLSYLGMIYREAQSSTQNMQAMIALLDQKSNVNDKVDAEEYTYLGGTIELRDTTFEYKKELSRLVLRNLSLTIPGGKTVAFVGPSGSGKSTIFRLLFRFYDPTSGQVLLDGQPLDRLRMESVRKYIGVIPQDTVLFNESVRYNIRYGRMDATDAEVEAAAKAASLHDTVVRMSEGYETSVGERGVKLSGGEKQRISIARVLLSDPPILLADEATSALDSMTELNVMETLKNATERTRQRTIILVAHRLTTVKEADIIFVLDGKGGLAEQGTHAELLRKGGLYAAMWCQQLSEQHPAASGTAPKGAPVRDAGSTATHS, encoded by the coding sequence ATGGGCGAGCGGGTGGAGGCGACGGAGCGGGAGGTCCATGAGAGGCCACATCGCCCGTTGCTACCGGCTGATCAGCCTGCCTCGTCAGGAGATGCCTTTTCATTCAAGGCGAGGCAGAAGAGGAACCCaggcgacgccgccgcagaaCCGGGGGCGCTGggcaagaaggaaaagactGCGGCGAAGATTACCACGCCGCCTCGCCTGGACGGGATTCAAATATCGGAGAATGCGTCCGACATCCCCGTTGGACGTGCTCTGTGGAAGGTGTGGACCTACCTCTGGCCACATGGCGAGGTAAAGATGAAGGTGCTCGTGGCCAGTAgtgtggcgtgtgtgctggtggCCAAGGTGCTGAGGGTGGCGGTTCCTTTCTGGTTCAAGACGATCGTGGACTTGCTGGCCCCCGCCACGGCAACAGCGGAGGCAGTGACGGTTGCCGGGCCGTTCACCGTGGGCGTGTTCGGGTGTGTTGTGGCGTACGGCATCTGCCGCGCCACGACCTTTATCTCCGAGGAACTCAAGACGGTACTATTCGCCCCAGTCGGCGGGCACGCCTCTACGAAGCTGGCGATGGAGATGTTTGACAAGCTGCACCGGCTCGACCTCGACTACCACCTCAACCGTGAGACCGGCGTCCTGAGCAGAGACCTCGACCGCGGCAGCCGTGCGTTCTGGTCACTGGCGTACGTGCTGCTCTTCATGATTACACCGACGATCTTCGAGATGGGACTTGTGTGCTATGCCCTCAACACACAGGCTGGCCCGCAGTTCATCGGTATTGCACTCATCGCAGTTGTCTCCTACGTGGCGTGGACCTTTTCGGTGACGAACTGGCGCTCGAAGTTCCGCACGCGCTACAATGCTCTTGAGAGTCGTGTTGGCGGACTCATCGTGGACTCGCTGCTCAACTACGAGACGATCAAGTACTTCGGCTCAGAGCAGTACGAGTCCGAGCGCATTCGCAGCGAAACGCAGAACATGAATAGACAGCTCGTGATTCTTGATCagacgatggcgctgctgaacttTGGGCAGCAGTTCATCTTTGTGATGGCCAGTGTGCTGAGTCTGTACCTCGCCACGTGTGGTGTGCTGACCGGGGCGCTGACGGTTGGCGACTTGGTGTTGgtggacgcgctgctgctgcagctctacaTGCCGCTGAGCTACCTCGGCATGATTTACCGCGAGGCGCAGTCCAGCACGCAGAACATGCAGGCGATGATAGCCCTGCTAGACCAGAAATCGAACGTGAATGACAAGGTGGATGCAGAGGAGTACACGTACCTTGGGGGCACCATTGAGCTGCGGGATACTACCTTCGAGTACAAGAAGGAGCTCAGTCGCCTCGTCCTACGCAACCTCAGTCTCACGATTCCAGGAGGTAAGACGGTGGCCTTTGTCGGTCCTTCGGGGAGTGGCAAGAGCACCatcttccgcctcctcttccgcttctACGACCCCACTTCTgggcaggtgctgctggacggGCAACCCCTCGACAGGCTGCGCATGGAGAGCGTGCGCAAATACATTGGTGTCATCCCACAGGATACGGTGCTATTCAACGAGTCCGTTCGTTACAACATTCGCTACGGCCGAATGGATGCGACCGATGCCGaagtggaggcggcagcaaagGCTGCAAGCCTGCACGATACCGTAGTGCGCATGAGTGAGGGCTACGAAACATCCGTCGGTGAGCGCGGCGTCAAGCTGAGCGGTggcgagaagcagcggatCTCGATAGCACGCGTGCTGCTGAGTGACCCTCCTATCCTACTTGCCGACGAGGCTACCTCTGCACTCGACAGCATGACCGAGCTGAACGTCATGGAGACGCTCAAGAACGCTACTGAGCGAacgcggcagcgcaccaTCATCCTCGTTGCACACCGCCTCACCACCGTGAAGGAGGCTGACATCATCTTTGTGCTCGACGGCAAAGGTGGTCTGGCAGAGCAAGGCACCcatgcggagctgctgcgcaagggTGGCTTGTACGCTGCTATGTGGTGCCAGCAGCTGAGCGAACAGCATCCGGCTGCCTCCGGTACTGCACCCAAAGGTGCCCCCGTGAGGGATGCAGGGTCCACTGCCACACACAGCTGA